The DNA sequence gtgtgtgagtgactgggtgagtgtgtgagtgactgggtgagtgtgtgggtgactgggtgagtgtgtgggtgagtgttgagtgactgggtgagtgtttgtgtgggtgagtgtgtccacTCAGCTCTGAACGTCGAGAATCACCTTCTTCCTTCTGACTGAGATTCAGGATCAGTGATGAAAAGCAGGAAGTGGAGGAGGTTCTTTTTGGTCCCCACAGGTGTTGGATGTATTATGTACCTGCTGAGCTCAACTCTACCTGACTCAACCCAACTCAACTCCAATTTAAACTCAACTCAATTCAAACCAAACTAAACTGATCCAAACTCAACTCAGTTCACACCCAACTCAAATGATCCAAACTCAACTCAACTTCACTCAACTTGACTCAACTCAACCCCAACTCAATTTAAACCCAATGTGATTCAACCTAACCATACTGAACTccactcaactcaactcaacacaACTCAACTGGTGTTGACTGGACTCAACTTATCCAAACACAACTTAACTCCAACACTAATTCAAGCTCTTCTTAACCTGACTCCACTTAATCAAATTGAAACTCAACTCAACCTGACTCCACTTAAccaaactcaaactcaactcAACCTGACTCCACTTAAccaaactcaaactcaactcAACCTGACTCCACTTAAccaaactcaaactcaactcAAACTGACTCCACTTAACCAAACTCAACTCCACCTGACTCCACTTAACAAAACTCAACTCAACCTGACCCCACTTAACCAAACTGAAACTCAACTCAACCTGACTCCACTTAATCAAACTGAAACTCAACTCAACCTGACTCCACTTAAccaaactcaaactcaactcAACCTGACTCCACTTAAccaaactcaaactcaactcAACCTGACTCCACTTAACCAAACTCAACTCCACCTGACTCCACTTAACAAAACTCAACTCAACCTGACTCCACTTAATCAAACTGAAACTCAACTCAACCTGACTCCACTTAAccaaactcaaactcaactcAACCTGACTCCACTTAACCACAGTCAACTCAACCTGACTTCACTTAACCAACCTCAAATTCAACTCAACCAGACTCCACTTAAACAAACTCAAACTAAACTCAACTTGACTCCACTTAAccaaactcaaactcaacttCACCTTGATCCACTTAAACAAACTCAACTTAACCTGACTGCACTTAAccaaactcaaactcaactcaactcaacctGACTCAACTTAACCAACCTCAAACTCAACTCAACCTGACTCCACTTAAACAAACTCAACTCAACCTGAGTCCAATTAACCAAACTGAAACTCTACTCAACCTGACTCCACTGAACCAAATTCAAACTCAACCTGACTCCACTTAAACAAACTCAACTCAACCTGACTCCACTGAACCAAAAACTCAAACTCAACTCAACCTGACTCCACTTAACCAAACTCAAACTTAACTCAACCTGAGTCCACTTAACCAAACTGAAACTCTACTCAACCTGACTCCACTGAACCAAACTCAACTCAACCTGACTCCACTGAAccaaactcaaactcaactcAACCTGACTCCACTGAAccaaactcaaactcaactcAACCTGACTCCACTGAAccaaactcaaactcaactcAACCTGACTCCACTTAAACAAACTTAAACTCTACTCAACTCAGATCAATTCAAACTAAACTAAACCAAATTCAGCTCAGTTCAAAGCAACTC is a window from the Hoplias malabaricus isolate fHopMal1 chromosome 11, fHopMal1.hap1, whole genome shotgun sequence genome containing:
- the LOC136709964 gene encoding 110 kDa antigen-like, whose amino-acid sequence is MAFYACQPLNGLVKPVAAPQEPALLNLTPLNQIETQLNLTPLNQTQTQLNLTPLNQTQTQLNLTPLNQTQTQLKLTPLNQTQLHLTPLNKTQLNLTPLNQTETQLNLTPLNQTETQLNLTPLNQTQTQLNLTPLNQTQTQLNLTPLNQTQLHLTPLNKTQLNLTPLNQTETQLNLTPLNQTQTQLNLTPLNHSQLNLTSLNQPQIQLNQTPLKQTQTKLNLTPLNQTQTQLHLDPLKQTQLNLTALNQTQTQLNST